The Burkholderia pyrrocinia genome has a segment encoding these proteins:
- a CDS encoding transcriptional regulator: MPTSEEKAAFSERLKFALRRSPEKVTGATELANRFNLRHRGTHPVSPQTAHKWLTGRTIPTSDKLETLAEWLRVELHWLHYGPSPSVIEHPTPQPLPRDERYPPTPETIELASKIEALSPHQRYLVQELVEQFYGEPKIEAKKA, translated from the coding sequence ATGCCGACATCCGAAGAAAAAGCCGCGTTCTCGGAACGCCTGAAATTCGCCCTGCGGCGCAGTCCGGAGAAGGTCACCGGCGCGACGGAGCTTGCGAACCGGTTCAATCTGCGCCACCGCGGAACGCATCCCGTTTCGCCGCAAACCGCACACAAGTGGCTAACGGGCCGCACGATTCCGACGTCGGACAAACTCGAAACGCTCGCCGAATGGCTGCGCGTCGAACTGCACTGGCTGCACTACGGGCCGTCGCCGAGCGTGATCGAACACCCGACGCCGCAACCGCTGCCGCGCGACGAACGCTATCCGCCGACACCCGAAACGATCGAACTCGCGTCGAAGATCGAGGCACTGTCTCCGCATCAGCGCTACCTCGTTCAGGAACTGGTCGAGCAGTTCTACGGCGAACCGAAAATCGAAGCGAAGAAGGCCTGA
- a CDS encoding M35 family metallo-endopeptidase, translating to MKNLDREAAHVCGPNTERKLISIGTKFCNGLRNQDMFGDSRLSTLIHEVTHFADTFGSGDPRYGLDPTAAAWARENPDLALRNADTLTGFVIYGEDKFKE from the coding sequence ATGAAGAATCTTGATCGCGAAGCCGCTCACGTCTGCGGCCCGAATACTGAGCGCAAGCTCATCAGCATTGGCACGAAATTTTGCAATGGCTTGCGCAATCAGGATATGTTCGGAGATTCTCGCCTGTCTACCCTCATTCACGAAGTAACCCATTTCGCCGATACCTTCGGCAGTGGTGATCCTCGATATGGACTTGACCCTACAGCGGCAGCATGGGCAAGAGAAAATCCCGACCTTGCATTACGAAATGCGGATACACTCACCGGATTCGTGATCTACGGTGAAGATAAATTCAAAGAATAA
- a CDS encoding OmpA family protein: protein MKGWITTLITSIAASFFLSSNAAAECMGSQNLPSQQFFFAFAKNSYRIQESEKNRLTQWISKMNSEYPIQNWIYVIGSASRNEVDPERLATKRASAVTKIIIDAGLTNAPFQIKTQISPANSTAESSSETREVTVQVSPGCPNNCCDGM, encoded by the coding sequence ATGAAAGGTTGGATCACAACATTAATCACATCTATCGCCGCTTCATTTTTCCTATCCTCAAATGCTGCAGCAGAATGCATGGGGTCACAAAACCTACCATCACAGCAATTCTTCTTCGCATTTGCGAAAAATAGTTACAGGATCCAAGAATCAGAGAAAAATAGGTTAACTCAGTGGATTTCAAAAATGAATTCCGAATATCCAATTCAGAACTGGATTTACGTAATTGGTAGCGCATCCAGGAATGAAGTCGACCCGGAACGGCTTGCGACGAAACGCGCTTCCGCAGTGACAAAAATCATCATAGATGCCGGCCTGACAAATGCACCGTTCCAGATAAAAACGCAGATTTCTCCGGCTAATAGCACGGCTGAATCAAGTTCGGAAACTCGTGAAGTTACCGTTCAAGTGAGCCCCGGATGCCCCAACAACTGCTGTGACGGCATGTAA
- the mnmE gene encoding tRNA uridine-5-carboxymethylaminomethyl(34) synthesis GTPase MnmE has translation MLATDSDPIVAIATAAGRGGIGVVRVSFGRGGEAAALPLIDALCGQKLAPRHASYVPFLDEHGAPLDRGIALYFPTPHSYTGEHVLELQGHGGPIVMQLLLQRCLDAGRGFGLRLAEPGEFTRRAFLNDKLDLAQAEAVADLIEASTEAAARSAGRSLDGAFSRQIHALVEDVITLRMLVEATLDFPEEEIDFLEAADARGKLAKIRAQLAHVLGDARQGALLREGLSVVLAGQPNVGKSSLLNALAGAELAIVTPIAGTTRDKVAQTIQVEGIPLHIIDTAGLRETEDEVERIGIARTWSEIERADVVLHLLDSRTGLTPDDETIAARFPGGVPVVRVLNKTDLTGVPACVEHPAAEGDLTEVHLSAKRGDGIDMLRAELLRIAGWQAGAEGVYLARERHLIALRAAQEHLAQAADHAEQRAQSLDLFAEELRLAQEQLNAITGEFTSNDLLGVIFSRFCIGK, from the coding sequence ATGCTCGCTACCGATTCCGATCCGATCGTTGCCATTGCCACTGCTGCCGGCCGGGGCGGCATCGGCGTCGTCCGCGTGTCGTTCGGGCGTGGCGGCGAGGCGGCCGCGCTGCCGCTGATCGACGCGTTGTGCGGGCAGAAGCTCGCGCCGCGCCATGCGAGCTACGTGCCGTTCCTCGACGAGCACGGCGCGCCGCTCGACCGCGGGATCGCGCTGTATTTCCCGACGCCGCATTCGTACACCGGCGAGCACGTGCTCGAGCTGCAGGGGCATGGCGGGCCGATCGTGATGCAACTGCTGCTGCAGCGCTGCCTGGATGCGGGGCGTGGCTTCGGGCTGCGGCTCGCGGAGCCGGGCGAGTTCACGCGGCGCGCATTCCTGAACGACAAGCTCGACCTCGCGCAGGCCGAGGCCGTCGCCGACTTGATCGAGGCAAGCACCGAGGCCGCCGCGCGTTCGGCCGGGCGTTCGCTCGATGGCGCGTTCTCGCGACAGATCCACGCGCTCGTCGAAGACGTGATCACGCTGCGGATGCTGGTCGAGGCGACGCTCGATTTTCCAGAGGAGGAAATCGACTTCCTGGAAGCGGCCGATGCGCGCGGCAAGCTCGCGAAGATCCGTGCGCAGCTCGCGCATGTGCTTGGCGATGCGCGGCAGGGTGCGCTGCTGCGCGAAGGGCTGTCGGTCGTGCTTGCGGGGCAGCCGAACGTCGGCAAGTCGTCGCTGCTCAACGCGCTGGCAGGTGCGGAGCTGGCGATCGTCACGCCGATCGCAGGTACGACGCGTGACAAGGTCGCGCAGACGATTCAGGTCGAAGGAATTCCGCTGCACATCATCGATACGGCCGGGTTGCGCGAGACTGAGGATGAAGTCGAGCGGATCGGGATTGCGCGCACGTGGAGCGAGATCGAGCGCGCGGACGTCGTGCTGCATCTGCTCGATTCGCGTACGGGGCTGACGCCGGATGACGAGACGATCGCGGCGCGGTTTCCGGGCGGCGTGCCGGTGGTGCGCGTGCTGAACAAGACGGATTTGACCGGCGTGCCGGCTTGCGTCGAGCATCCGGCGGCGGAAGGGGATCTGACCGAAGTGCATCTGTCGGCGAAGCGCGGCGACGGGATTGATATGCTGCGTGCGGAACTGCTGCGGATCGCGGGGTGGCAGGCCGGGGCCGAAGGCGTGTATCTCGCACGCGAGCGGCATCTGATCGCGCTACGAGCGGCACAGGAGCATCTGGCGCAGGCGGCGGATCATGCGGAGCAAAGGGCGCAGTCGCTCGATCTGTTTGCCGAGGAGCTGCGGCTCGCGCAGGAACAGCTCAATGCGATTACCGGGGAGTTCACGTCGAACGATCTGCTGGGGGTGATTTTCAGCAGGTTTTGTATCGGGAAGTGA
- the yidC gene encoding membrane protein insertase YidC, whose translation MDIKRTVLWVIFFMSAVMLYDNWQRSHGRPSMFFPSATQTAPAAAAGGASGTGATTTTAGEAPAAAAGAAPSTTAPAAQAQLVKFSTDVYDGEIDTRGGTLAKLTLKKQGDGKQPDLYITLFDHTAGHTYLARSGLLGGDFPNHNDVYTQVSTGSTSMTGDQNALKLSFESPVKGGVKVVKTYTFTRGSYVIGVDTKIDNVGTAPVTPTVYMELVRDNTAVETPMFSHTFLGPAVYTDAKHFQKIDFSDLDKNKANFEKSADNGWVAMVQHYFASAWIPQTGVKRDIYAEKIDPALYRVGVKQPVAAIAPGQSADVQARLFAGPEEERMLEGIAPGLELVKDYGWVTIIAKPLFWLLEKIHGYVGNWGWAIVLLTVLIKAVFFPLSAASYKSMARMKEITPRMQALRERFKSDPQKMNSALMELYKTEKVNPFGGCLPVVIQIPVFISLYWVLLASVEMRGAPWVLWIHDLSQRDPFFILPVLMAVSMYVQTSLNPTPPDPVQAKMMKFMPIAFSVMFFFFPAGLVLYYVVNNVLSIAQQYYITRKLGGAKKKPA comes from the coding sequence ATGGATATCAAACGCACCGTCCTATGGGTGATCTTCTTCATGTCAGCTGTCATGCTGTACGACAACTGGCAGCGGTCCCATGGACGCCCGTCGATGTTCTTCCCGAGCGCCACGCAGACTGCCCCCGCGGCCGCTGCCGGCGGCGCATCGGGCACGGGCGCGACGACGACGACCGCAGGTGAAGCGCCTGCAGCCGCAGCCGGCGCCGCACCGTCGACGACGGCACCGGCCGCCCAGGCGCAGCTCGTGAAGTTCTCGACCGACGTGTACGACGGCGAAATCGACACGCGCGGCGGCACGCTCGCGAAGCTGACGCTGAAGAAGCAGGGCGACGGCAAGCAGCCCGACCTGTACATCACGCTGTTCGACCACACGGCCGGCCACACGTATCTCGCACGTTCGGGCCTGCTCGGCGGCGACTTCCCGAACCACAACGACGTCTACACGCAGGTGAGCACCGGCTCGACGTCGATGACGGGCGACCAGAACGCGCTGAAGCTGTCGTTCGAATCGCCGGTGAAGGGCGGCGTGAAGGTCGTGAAGACCTACACGTTCACGCGCGGCAGCTACGTGATCGGCGTCGATACCAAGATCGACAACGTCGGCACGGCGCCTGTCACGCCGACGGTCTACATGGAACTCGTCCGCGACAACACGGCCGTCGAAACGCCGATGTTCTCGCACACGTTCCTCGGGCCGGCGGTCTACACGGACGCGAAGCACTTCCAGAAGATCGATTTCAGCGACCTCGACAAGAACAAGGCGAACTTCGAGAAGTCCGCCGACAACGGCTGGGTCGCGATGGTGCAGCACTACTTCGCGTCGGCATGGATTCCGCAGACGGGCGTGAAGCGCGACATCTACGCTGAAAAGATCGATCCGGCGCTGTACCGCGTCGGCGTGAAGCAGCCGGTCGCCGCGATCGCGCCGGGCCAGTCGGCCGACGTGCAGGCACGCCTGTTCGCCGGTCCGGAAGAAGAGCGCATGCTCGAAGGCATCGCGCCGGGCCTGGAACTCGTGAAGGACTACGGCTGGGTGACGATCATCGCGAAGCCGCTGTTCTGGCTGCTCGAGAAGATCCACGGCTACGTCGGCAACTGGGGCTGGGCGATCGTGCTGCTGACGGTGCTGATCAAGGCCGTGTTCTTCCCGCTGTCGGCCGCGAGCTACAAGTCGATGGCGCGCATGAAGGAAATCACGCCGCGCATGCAGGCGCTGCGCGAACGCTTCAAGAGCGATCCGCAGAAGATGAACTCGGCGCTGATGGAGCTGTACAAGACCGAGAAGGTCAATCCGTTCGGCGGCTGCCTGCCGGTCGTGATCCAGATCCCGGTGTTCATCTCGCTGTACTGGGTGCTGCTCGCGTCGGTCGAAATGCGCGGCGCGCCGTGGGTTCTGTGGATCCACGACCTGTCGCAGCGCGATCCGTTCTTCATCCTGCCGGTGCTGATGGCCGTGTCGATGTACGTGCAGACGAGCCTGAACCCGACGCCGCCGGACCCGGTCCAGGCGAAGATGATGAAGTTCATGCCGATCGCGTTCTCGGTCATGTTCTTCTTCTTCCCGGCCGGCCTCGTGCTGTACTACGTCGTGAACAACGTGCTGTCGATCGCGCAGCAGTACTACATCACGCGCAAGCTCGGCGGGGCCAAGAAGAAACCGGCCTGA
- the yidD gene encoding membrane protein insertion efficiency factor YidD produces MKTVLIALLRFYKVAVSPLLGNRCRFYPSCSDYAREAIQYHGAARGTYLAVRRVCRCHPFSAGGIDLVPPPTSDTRARGEADARSHRL; encoded by the coding sequence ATGAAAACGGTCTTGATCGCGTTGCTGCGCTTCTACAAGGTTGCCGTGAGCCCCCTGCTCGGCAACCGTTGCCGTTTTTATCCTTCCTGTTCGGATTACGCGCGCGAGGCAATCCAGTATCATGGCGCCGCGCGCGGCACGTATCTCGCCGTCAGGCGCGTGTGCCGATGCCATCCGTTTTCCGCGGGCGGCATCGACCTCGTCCCGCCGCCCACCTCCGACACTCGCGCTCGCGGCGAAGCCGACGCGCGGTCCCATCGACTCTGA